In Pseudorasbora parva isolate DD20220531a chromosome 9, ASM2467924v1, whole genome shotgun sequence, the following proteins share a genomic window:
- the LOC137089834 gene encoding calphotin-like produces MAGLKMKGWRAKAQVGRVLEFIPEKAPPEPAPVSEILKFISEKAAPEPAPVSEVLKFIPEKAAPEPAPVSEVLEFIPEKAPPEPVPVSEVLEFIPEKAPPEPAPVSEVLKFIPEKAAPEPAPVSEVLEFIPEKAPPEPAPVSEALEFIPEKAPPEPASVSEVLEFIPEKAPPEPAPVSEVLEFIPEKAAPEPAPVSEVLEFIPEKAPPEPAPVSEVLEFIPEKAAPEPAPVSEALEFIPEKAPPEPASVSEVLEFIPEKAAPEPAPVSEALEFIPEKAPPEPASVSEVLEFIPEKAPPEPAPVSEVLKFIPEKAAPEPAPVSEVLEFIPEKAPPEPAPVSEVLEFIPEKAAPEPAPVSEALEFIPEKAPPEPASVSEVLEFIPEKAAPVPSPVSEVLEFIPEKAAPVPSPVSEVLEFIPEKAAPVPSPVSEVLEFIPEKAAPEPTPVSEALEFIPEKAAPELSPVSEVLEFIPEKAAPEPSPRKPLQSPLQKKAAPEPVPVTEVLEFIPEKAAPEPTPVSEVLEFIPEKAAPEPAPVSEILEFILEKAAPEPAHVSEVLEFIPEKATPVPAPVSEVLEFIPEKAAPEPAPVSKILEFIPEKAAPEPAHVSEVREFIPEKAAPVPAPVSEVLELIPEKAAPEPAHVSEVLEFIPEKAAPVPAPVSEVLELIPEKAPPEPAPVSEVLELIPEKAAPEPAPVSEVLEFIPEKAAPEPAPVSEVLEFIPEKAAPEPAPVHEILEFIPEKAVPETAPVSEVLEFIPEKAAPEPAPVSEVLEFILERAAPEPAPVSEVLEFIPEKAAPEPAPVSEVLEFIPEKAVPEPAPAPV; encoded by the exons ATGGCTGGGCTGAAGATGAAGGGATGGAGGGCCAAAGCACAGGTGGGACGAG TTCTCGAGTTCATTCCAGAGAAAGCACCACCAGAGCCCGCTCCTGTGAGTGAAATTCTCAAGTTCATTTCAGAGAAAGCAGCTCCAGAGCCCGCTCCTGTGAGTGAAGTTCTCAAGTTCATTCCAGAGAAAGCAGCTCCAGAGCCCGCTCCTGTGAGTGAAGTTCTCGAGTTCATTCCAGAGAAAGCACCACCAGAACCCGTTCCTGTGAGTGAAGTTCTCGAGTTCATTCCAGAGAAAGCACCACCAGAGCCCGCTCCTGTGAGTGAAGTTCTCAAGTTCATTCCAGAGAAAGCAGCTCCAGAGCCCGCTCCTGTGAGTGAAGTTCTCGAGTTCATTCCAGAGAAAGCACCTCCAGAGCCCGCTCCTGTGAGTGAAGCTCTCGAGTTCATTCCAGAGAAAGCACCTCCAGAGCCCGCTTCTGTGAGTGAAGTTCTCGAGTTCATTCCAGAGAAAGCACCACCAGAGCCCGCTCCTGTGAGTGAAGTTCTCGAGTTCATTCCAGAGAAAGCAGCTCCAGAGCCCGCTCCTGTGAGTGAAGTTCTCGAGTTCATTCCAGAGAAAGCACCTCCAGAGCCCGCTCCTGTGAGTGAAGTTCTCGAGTTCATTCCAGAGAAAGCAGCTCCAGAGCCCGCTCCTGTGAGTGAAGCTCTCGAGTTCATTCCAGAGAAAGCACCTCCAGAGCCCGCTTCTGTGAGTGAAGTTCTCGAGTTCATTCCAGAGAAAGCAGCTCCAGAGCCCGCTCCTGTGAGTGAAGCTCTCGAGTTCATTCCAGAGAAAGCACCTCCAGAGCCCGCTTCTGTGAGTGAAGTTCTCGAGTTCATTCCAGAGAAAGCACCACCAGAGCCCGCTCCTGTGAGTGAAGTTCTCAAGTTCATTCCAGAGAAAGCAGCTCCAGAGCCCGCTCCTGTGAGTGAAGTTCTCGAGTTCATTCCAGAGAAAGCACCTCCAGAGCCCGCTCCTGTGAGTGAAGTTCTCGAGTTCATTCCAGAGAAAGCAGCTCCAGAGCCCGCTCCTGTGAGTGAAGCTCTCGAGTTCATTCCAGAGAAAGCACCTCCAGAGCCCGCTTCTGTGAGTGAAGTTCTCGAGTTCATTCCAGAGAAAGCAGCTCCAGTGCCCAGTCCTGTGAGTGAAGTTCTCGAGTTCATTCCAGAGAAAGCAGCTCCAGTGCCCAGTCCTGTGAGTGAAGTTCTCGAGTTCATTCCAGAGAAAGCAGCTCCAGTGCCCAGTCCTGTGAGTGAAGTTCTCGAGTTCATTCCAGAGAAAGCAGCTCCAGAGCCCACTCCTGTGAGTGAAGCTCTCGAGTTCATTCCAGAGAAAGCAGCTCCAGAGCTCAGTCCTGTGAGTGAAGTTCTCGAGTTCATTCCAGAGAAAGCAGCTCCAGAGCCCTCTCCT AGAAAGCCGCTCCAGAGCCCGCTCCAGAAAAAAGCAGCTCCAGAGCCCGTTCCTGTGACTGAAGTTCTCGAGTTCATTCCAGAGAAAGCAGCTCCAGAGCCCACTCCTGTGAGTGAAGTTCTCGAGTTCATTCCAGAGAAAGCAGCTCCAGAGCCCGCTCCTGTGAGTGAAATTCTCGAGTTCATTCTAGAGAAAGCAGCTCCAGAGCCCGCTCATGTGAGTGAAGTTCTTGAGTTCATTCCAGAGAAAGCAACTCCAGTGCCCGCTCCTGTGAGTGAAGTTCTTGAGTTCATTCCAGAGAAAGCAGCTCCAGAGCCCGCTCCTGTGAGTAAAATTCTCGAGTTCATTCCAGAGAAAGCAGCTCCAGAGCCCGCTCATGTGAGTGAAGTTCGTGAGTTCATTCCAGAGAAAGCAGCTCCAGTTCCCGCTCCTGTGAGTGAAGTTCTTGAGTTAATTCCAGAGAAAGCAGCTCCAGAGCCCGCTCATGTGAGTGAAGTTCTTGAGTTCATTCCAGAGAAAGCAGCTCCAGTGCCCGCTCCTGTGAGTGAAGTTCTTGAGTTAATTCCAGAGAAAGCACCTCCAGAGCCCGCTCCTGTGAGTGAAGTTCTCGAGTTAATTCCAGAGAAAGCAGCTCCAGAGCCCGCTCCTGTGAGTGAAGTTCTTGAGTTCATTCCAGAGAAAGCAGCTCCAGAGCCCGCTCCTGTGAGTGAAGTTCTTGAGTTCATTCCAGAGAAAGCAGCTCCAGAGCCCGCTCCTGTGCATGAAATTCTCGAGTTCATTCCAGAGAAAGCAGTTCCAGAGACCGCTCCTGTGAGTGAAGTTCTCGAGTTCATTCCAGAGAAAGCAGCTCCAGAGCCCGCGCCTGTGAGTGAAGTTCTCGAGTTCATTCTAGAGAGAGCAGCTCCAGAGCCCGCTCCTGTGAGTGAAGTTCTTGAGTTCATTCCAGAGAAAGCAGCTCCAGAGCCTGCTCCTGTGAGTGAAGTTCTTGAGTTCATTCCAGAGAAAGCAGTTCCAGAGCCCGCTCCTGCTCCTGTTTAA